One segment of Ahaetulla prasina isolate Xishuangbanna chromosome 9, ASM2864084v1, whole genome shotgun sequence DNA contains the following:
- the ADRA2B gene encoding alpha-2B adrenergic receptor: MGALGSEESYSIQATATIAAVTTFLILFTIFGNVLVIIAVLTSRSLKAPQNLFLVSLAAADILVATLIIPFSLVNELMGYWYFSKTWCKSYLALDVLFCTASIVHLCAISLDRYWSVSQAIEYNFKRTPRRIKCIILMVWLVSALISLPPLVLKENPNLAEEDIPRCELNDEPWYVLSSSTCSFFAPCVIMILVYLRIYFIARRRNRRGSQAKGPKEKAQDEKLPNKGSPPEAAPPKQDQAKPGGKVESNGLQVPPLEGDQADSPSLSTKNFSLQSQDGREPEPDSAGSPSPSLPEKKPSSESSPVDCLPGNNVQRINGAPSKSPPAMDTLATAQGEVQLVRKVKTLSANPWKRKTHLNREKRFTFVLTVVIGVFIICWFPFFFLYCLRAICPSGYCSIPDSTFKFFFWIGYCNSSLNPVIYTIFNQDFRKAFRKILCRQWTQTAW; this comes from the coding sequence ATGGGCGCCTTAGGGAGCGAGGAGAGCTACAGCatccaagccacggccaccatcGCCGCAGTCACCACTTTCCTGATCCTCTTCACCATCTTTGGCAACGTGCTGGTGATCATCGCCGTCTTGACCAGCCGGTCTCTGAAGGCTCCTCAGAACCTCTTCCTGGTGTCCCTGGCGGCGGCAGATATTCTGGTGGCCACCCTCATCATCCCTTTCTCCCTTGTCAACGAGCTGATGGGCTACTGGTACTTCAGCAAGACCTGGTGCAAGTCCTACCTGGCGCTGGACGTCCTCTTCTGCACGGCTTCCATTGTGCATCTCTGCGCCATCAGCTTGGACCGCTACTGGTCGGTCAGCCAGGCCATCGAGTACAATTTCAAGAGGACCCCCCGTCGGATCAAATGCATCATCCTGATGGTGTGGCTGGTTTCGGCGTTGATCTCCTTACCGCCGCTGGTCCTCAAGGAGAACCCGAACCTGGCCGAAGAGGACATCCCCAGATGCGAACTCAACGATGAGCCGTGGTACGTCCTCTCATCCAGCACCTGTTCCTTCTTCGCTCCCTGCGTCATCATGATTTTGGTGTATCTCAGGATCTATTTTATAGCCAGGCGCCGGAACAGACGTGGCTCTCAAGCTAAGGGGCCCAAAGAGAAGGCCCAAGATGAGAAGTTACCAAACAAGGGGAGCCCACCTGAGGCTGCTCCTCCCAAGCAGGACCAGGCAAAGCCGGGAGGGAAAGTGGAGTCGAATGGACTTCAGGTCCCTCCCTTAGAAGGTGACCAAGCAGACTCCCCTTCTCTCTCGACCAAAAACTTTTCTCTCCAAAGCCAGGATGGCAGAGAGCCAGAGCCAGATTCTGCCGGTAGCCCTTCCCCATCCTTGCCGGAGAAGAAGCCATCTTCAGAATCCAGCCCCGTGGATTGCCTTCCCGGGAACAACGTCCAGAGGATCAACGGAGCTCCTTCCAAGTCACCACCAGCCATGGACACCTTGGCCACGGCCCAAGGGGAGGTCCAGCTGGTGAGGAAAGTCAAGACCCTCAGTGCCAACCCTTGGAAGAGGAAGACCCACCTCAACCGGGAGAAGAGGTTCACCTTCGTTCTCACGGTAGTGATTGGGGTCTTTATAATCTGTTGgttccccttttttttcctctacTGCCTACGGGCCATCTGCCCCTCCGGCTACTGCTCCATCCCAGACAGCACCTTCAAGTTTTTCTTCTGGATTGGCTACTGCAATAGCTCCTTGAACCCCGTCATCTACACCATCTTCAACCAGGACTTCCGCAAAGCCTTCCGGAAAATACTCTGTCGGCAATGGACTCAGACGGCTTGGTGA